The Podospora pseudocomata strain CBS 415.72m chromosome 1 map unlocalized CBS415.72m_1, whole genome shotgun sequence genome has a segment encoding these proteins:
- a CDS encoding uncharacterized protein (EggNog:ENOG503P2GF) produces MAAIAPMEMPGPAANVIPLQCLICPKKPTFSDLSHLLTHIASKSHLSQKFKVGLRPDPESKADTAAYLDWEARYGINDLLAERLASKEKKTTGKKRARNFASASGPRDRPHDDDTALMMDSIKIEPDEILHAQAIYGWSSSSTRQGYFDNSGFQTPTTRRSRDSATLPSTPQQQHSMILRRRRFPSESTAVSGTTSELLSESTELPEDTNEGDNATKLKGIVYEGMGLFDSATTPQKKKRNQRKDASVLMKMQQTSRDITSVETVYELTEEGLKRLRERDVYDSPSIDGSQVCWRLSFHPILGQRSILIRPPG; encoded by the exons ATGGCCGCAATTGCTCCAATGGAGATGCCCGGCCCCGCCGCCAATGTCATCCCGCTGCAGTGCTTGATCTGCCCCAAGAAGCCCACCTTTTCGGACCTCTCGCACCTCTTGACGCACATCGCTTCCAAGAGCCACTTGTCCCAGAAATTCAAAGTTGGCTTGCGACCTGACCCCGAGTCCAAGGCCGATACTGCCGCCTACCTCGACTGGGAGGCTCGCTATGGCATCAATGATCTCCTGGCCGAGCGCTTGGCTAGtaaagagaagaagactaCTGGCAAGAAGAGAGCCCGGAACTTTGCTTCTGCCTCTGGG CCTCGAGACCGCcctcatgatgatgacacTGCTCTGATGATGGATAGTATCAAGATCGAGCCTGATGAGATTCTTCACGCCCAAGCTATATACGGTTggtcctcttcttcaacacgTCAGGGGTACTTCGACAATTCCGGCTTCCAGACCCCTACCACTCGTCGTTCTCGAGACAGCGCCACGCTTCCCAGCacccctcagcagcagcacagcaTGATTTTGAGAAGACGCCGCTTCCCATCTGAGTCAACTGCTGTGAGTGGGACGACATCTGAACTCCTGTCCGAGAGCACCGAATTGCCCGAAGACACCAATGAGGGCGACAATGCCACTAAGCTCAAGGGTATTGTGTATGAGGGAATGGGGCTCTTTGATTCTGCCACGACTccgcagaagaagaagcggaaCCAGCGCAAAGACGCATCTGTTTTGATGAAGATGCAGCAAACGTCGAGAGACATCACATCCGTGGAGACAGTTTACGAGCTGACCGAGGAGGGTCTCAAGCGTTTGCGCGAGCGAGATGTATATGACAGCCCTTCCATTGATGGCAGTCAGGTATGTTGGCGGTTGTCATTCCATCCCATTTTAGGCCAAAGATCAATACTAATACGACCCCCAGGATGA